A part of Strix aluco isolate bStrAlu1 chromosome 21, bStrAlu1.hap1, whole genome shotgun sequence genomic DNA contains:
- the LOC141932903 gene encoding fas-binding factor 1 homolog has product MREEVRPARAKLDELLGRGSMTRTLEVPDLGERREVKLAKEYQKQLEKEEGRHKDDFVFGAYQPKVASTAKGRPARRQPLSRFSAEKNNELKAEPLSKAPLSASQSPARGRRNRSGWLGLKREEFFDLELSSPAKASPAGSSPSPAAAGQPGPARQLLAAEEAAAKTDPVEEEEDWLSAALARKKAQAQAKSQAKG; this is encoded by the exons ATGAG AGAGGAGGTCCGGCCAGCCCGCGCCAAGCTGGATGAGTTGCTGGGACGAGGCTCCATGACCAGAACCCTGGAAGTGCCAGACCTGGGAGAGCGCCGGGAGGTCAAACTGGCGAAGGAGTACCAAAAGCAGCTGG agaaggaagagggtcgGCACAAGGACgattttgtgtttggagcataccAGCCCAAGGTGGCCTCCACAGCCAAGGGCCGGCCGGCGAGAAGGCAGCCTCTGAG caggttttcagctgagaagaacAACGAACTTAAAGCAGAGCCCCTCTCCAAAGCTCCTctgtcagccagccagagcccCGCACGGGGCCGCAGAAATAGAAGTGGCTGGCTGGGCTTGAAACGTGAAGAATTTTTTGATTTGGAGCTGTCGTCTCCAGCAAAGGCCAGTCCTGCAgggagctcccccagccctgccgcagctgggcagcccggccccgccagacagctcctggctgcagaggaggcagccgCTAAAACTGAcccggtggaggaggaggaggactggctgAGTGCTGCCTTGGCTCGGAAAAAAGCCCAAGCGCAGGCGAAGTCCCAGGCGAAGGGCTGA
- the LOC141932973 gene encoding uncharacterized protein LOC141932973, which yields MSLLGTAVSLPSTSPFVTRLMPGLSTPFSHLTIRQLEDAVGKLEVAGANWKGDVSEQITLQLGSTLQEMRRKLKELEEQQEMTKATLERLVAKTADELQEQLGEPRAMVASTGQEQAEAQAACPVCSGDISKQVGQLLQCYEKLQEVVDDFMSRQAVGKVVRQLPGRSQVRRCRHGGLGRGLPAPPQLVVLCCNVGEPLTASQISWYK from the exons ATGTCTCTTCTAGGGACTGCAGTTTCCCTGCCCAGTACCTCTCCATTCGTGACACGACTTATGCCAGGTCTCAGCACACCTTTCTCCCATCTGACG atcAGGCAGCTGGAAGATGCCGTCGGAAAGCTGGAGGTAGCTGGAGCCAACTGGAAAGGGGATGTCAGCGAGCAGATCACCCTGCAACTGGG GTCCACGCTGCAGGAGATGAGGCgtaagctgaaggagctggaagagcagcaggagatgaccaAGGCCACGCTGGAGCGGTTGGTGGCCAAGACGGCTGatgagctgcaggagcag ctgggcgaGCCGAGGGCGATGGTGgcgagcacagggcaggagcaggcagaggcgcAGGCAGCGTGCCCCGTCTGCAGCGGGGACATCAGCAAGCaggtggggcagctcctgcagtgCTACGAGAAGCTCCAGGAGGTGGTGGACGATTTCATGTCGCGGCAGGCAGTGGGCAAGGTGGTAaggcagctgccagggaggagcCAGGTAAGGAGATGCCGGCATGGAGGGCTTGGGAGGGGGttgccagcacccccccagcTGGTTGTGCTTTGCTGTAATGTGGGGGAGCCCCTCACCGCCTCCCAGATTAGTTGGTACAAGTGA
- the LOC141932974 gene encoding glutamine-rich protein 2-like, which yields MGAASPALHSTTLSSSSLKQDEELLKRIQATITQVQGDYEKVNSVTGNLLNDRHQKEKDSEALFWSLERLEKEKANKEDLVLGIDVKADKTALAGKVSRTQFDASMERLNEMIQETLSRVTGQEQGWHQVQWQLSEEMDSELDRLELGPFRQQLEEHWRSILEQLKEKEPLTEADDAAGMKK from the exons AtgggggctgccagccccgccTTGCACAGCACCAccttgtcatcttcctccctgaagcaggacgaggagctgctgaagCGCATCCAGGCCACCATCACGCAGGTGCAAGGGGACTACGAGAAGGTCAACTCTGTCACCGGGAACCTCCTGAATGAccgtcaccagaaggagaaagatagCGAG GCTCTGTTCtggtccctggagaggctggagaaggagaaagcgAACAAGGAAGACCTGGTGCTGGGAATTGATGTG aaagcagacaaaaccgcCCTGGCCGGCAAAGTGAGTCGCACCCAGTTTGACGCGAGCATGGAGCGGCTGAATGAGATGATCCAGGAGACGCTGAGCCGGgtgacagggcaggagcagggctggcaccaggTCCAGTGGCAGCTCAGTGAAGAGATGGACTCCGAG CTGGACCGCCTGGAGCTGGGGCCTTtccggcagcagctggaggagcactgGAGGAGCATCCTGGAGCAGCTCAAGGAGAAGGAGCCGCTGACGGAGGCtgacgatgcagctgggatgAAGAAGTGA
- the LOC141932975 gene encoding fas-binding factor 1 homolog has translation MREEVRPARAKLDELLGRGSMTRTLEVPDLGERREVKLAKEYQKQLEKEEGRHKDDFVFGAYQPKVASTAKGRPARRQPLSRFSAEKNNELKAEPLSKAPLSASQSPARGRRNRSGWLGLKREEFFDLELSSPAKASPAGSSPSPAAAGQPGPARQLLAAEEAAAKTDPVEEEEDWLSAALARKKAQAQAKAQERTAKPSEVPGEGLNPGSPVRLAQPGHSCGRDTCLPLGAEGPTRKPPKLKGLGLFSLSL, from the exons ATGAG AGAGGAGGTCCGGCCAGCCCGCGCCAAGCTGGATGAGTTGCTGGGACGAGGCTCCATGACCAGAACCCTGGAAGTGCCAGACCTGGGAGAGCGCCGGGAGGTCAAACTGGCGAAGGAGTACCAAAAGCAGCTGG agaaggaagagggtcgGCACAAGGACgattttgtgtttggagcataccAGCCCAAGGTGGCCTCCACAGCCAAGGGCCGGCCGGCGAGAAGGCAGCCTCTGAG caggttttcagctgagaagaacAACGAACTTAAAGCAGAGCCCCTCTCCAAAGCTCCTctgtcagccagccagagcccCGCACGGGGCCGCAGAAATAGAAGTGGCTGGCTGGGCTTGAAACGTGAAGAATTTTTTGATTTGGAGCTGTCGTCTCCAGCAAAGGCCAGTCCTGCAgggagctcccccagccctgccgcagctgggcagcccggccccgccagacagctcctggctgcagaggaggcagccgCTAAAACTGAcccggtggaggaggaggaggactggctgAGTGCTGCCTTGGCTCGGAAAAAAGCCCAAGCGCAGGCGAAGGCCCAGGAGAGGACCGCCAAGCCCTCCGAAGTCCCAGGCGAAGGGCTGAATCCCGGCTCTCCTGTCAG GTTAGCACAGCCAGGGCACAGCTGCGGGCGAGACACGTGCCTGCCTTTGGGGGCTGAGGGTCCCACCAGAAAGCCCCCGAAGCTGAAGGGCCTgggtcttttctctctgtccctgtag